Proteins co-encoded in one Bacillus sp. FSL H8-0547 genomic window:
- a CDS encoding DUF3048 domain-containing protein, whose protein sequence is MKTIKKNLQRLLAAVMLLALCTACVKEENSVPNPSVKKQEPSAPAEEVSSYPLTGFPSENMGNRAFAVMINNHPAARPQSGLHKADIVYEVLAEGSITRFLAIYQSELPEMIGPVRSAREYYVDLADGYNALFISHGWSPQARELLEDGNHDFLNGMFYDGTLFERADFRKAPHNSYISSENIKKGAELNKADLSQRPDPLPFMKTAEGKKLQGKSATEAVIRYDKSDTFESQFIYDKQSQTYFRYSTEQTKDLQSDEAVAPSNVLIAEMTHEIMDKQGRRSINLTEGGKAILLQHGVSREVEWRNADGRILPYLNGEQVELVPGKTWISIVPHLNQVTLH, encoded by the coding sequence GTGAAAACCATCAAGAAGAACTTACAGCGGCTGTTAGCGGCAGTTATGCTGCTCGCATTGTGCACAGCATGCGTTAAAGAAGAGAACAGTGTTCCAAATCCAAGCGTGAAAAAGCAGGAACCATCAGCTCCTGCTGAAGAAGTAAGCAGCTATCCTCTGACGGGTTTTCCTTCAGAGAACATGGGAAACCGTGCTTTTGCCGTGATGATCAACAATCACCCTGCAGCCCGGCCGCAGTCAGGACTCCATAAAGCGGACATTGTCTATGAAGTGCTTGCAGAAGGCAGCATCACAAGGTTTTTAGCCATCTATCAAAGCGAGCTTCCGGAGATGATCGGTCCGGTCCGGAGTGCAAGAGAATATTATGTTGATCTTGCCGACGGCTACAATGCTTTATTCATAAGCCACGGATGGAGCCCTCAGGCGCGCGAACTGCTTGAAGACGGAAACCATGACTTCTTAAACGGTATGTTTTACGACGGCACGCTTTTTGAAAGGGCAGATTTCAGGAAAGCCCCGCACAATTCTTATATCTCATCCGAAAATATAAAAAAAGGTGCAGAGCTGAATAAAGCGGATCTTTCGCAGAGGCCGGACCCGCTGCCGTTTATGAAAACGGCGGAAGGAAAGAAACTTCAGGGGAAATCCGCAACTGAGGCCGTCATCCGCTACGATAAATCTGACACTTTTGAATCGCAGTTTATTTATGACAAACAATCACAGACCTATTTCAGATATAGCACCGAACAGACTAAAGATCTTCAATCAGATGAAGCTGTAGCACCCAGTAATGTACTTATTGCTGAAATGACTCACGAAATTATGGATAAACAAGGAAGAAGGTCCATTAACCTTACGGAGGGCGGCAAAGCAATCCTCCTTCAGCATGGCGTCAGCCGCGAGGTAGAATGGCGCAATGCGGACGGAA